From the genome of Papaver somniferum cultivar HN1 chromosome 2, ASM357369v1, whole genome shotgun sequence, one region includes:
- the LOC113352659 gene encoding cell wall protein DAN4-like codes for MGSSNVILSVLCLFIITFSSTNITVARVRYEPSIVDSPRVTVPGDTSSIPDSPRVTVVDANSPTATPTADTNCPTTPTADTNCPTTTPTTDSNCATATTPTADTNCPTTTPTPTIDTNCPTAATPTTDTNCPTTAPTPTIDPNFPTATTTTDTNCPTTTPTPTIDTNCPTAATPTTDTNCPTATTPTTDTNCPTGGTAPTTDTVTMVEISEDDSAYNLPIIHGVASQMGPPPPRPPRSGQVHGPSAGTGSIAGSSTPASEPSHACVAGKTLANNPNAGVKRSKVWDHYDMFRALNLEIFASLFSHYLSVIIYAGSAS; via the exons ATGGGTTCTTCTAACGTAATTCTATCTGTGTTGTGTTTGTTCATCATAACATTTTCATCGACAAACATCACGGTAGCTCGTGTTCGTTATGAGCCATCAATCGTAGATTCTCCTCGAGTAACTGTTCCTGGTGATACTAGCTCAATTCCAGATTCTCCTCGAGTAACGGTTGTAGATGCTAACTCTCCTACCGCTACTCCTACTGCCGATACTAACTGTCCGACCACTCCTACTGCCGATACAAACTGTCCGACTACTACTCCTACAACTGATTCAAACTGCGCTACCGCTACAACTCCTACTGCCGATACAAACTGTCCTACTACAACACCTACTCCTACAATCGATACAAACTGTCCTACCGCTGCAACTCCTACTACCGATACAAACTGTCCTACTACAGCACCTACTCCTACAATCGATCCAAACTTCCCTACCGCTACTACTACTACTGATACAAACTGTCCTACTACAACACCTACTCCTACAATCGATACAAACTGCCCTACCGCTGCAACTCCTACTACAGATACAAACTGTCCTACTGCTACAACTCCCACCACCGACACAAACTGCCCTACCGGCGGTACAGCTCCTACAACGGATACA GTTACCATGGTTGAAATCTCAGAAGATGATTCTGCTTATAATCTTCCAATTATACATGGAGTGGCATCACAAATGGGACCTCCCCCTCCACGTCCACCGCGTTCTGGACAAGTGCATGGACCATCAGCAGGGACAGGGAGTATCGCTGGCTCATCTACACCAGCTTCTGAACCTTCACATGCTTGTGTCGCAGGTAAAACATTAGCTAATAATCCTAATGCTGGTGTGAAGAGATCAAAGGTATGGGATCACTATGATATGTTCAGAGCGCTGAATCTGGAAATATTTGCATCCCTATTCTCACATTATCTAAGTGTCATCATATATGCTGGATCTGCTTCTTAA